Within Topomyia yanbarensis strain Yona2022 chromosome 2, ASM3024719v1, whole genome shotgun sequence, the genomic segment ACTCGCTCGTATGCCAAGTTCACAATTTTTCACTGTAATGGCTGCATAATGTAGGAATACATAATGGGAATGCAAACATTGACAAGTTTTATGGTTGTAAGTAATACAAAGCATTGTCAGTTGAAATTCACTATACGCAAAAGGTGCTTACAACAAGGCTCATGTCCACATCAACGGTGTATATGGTTATTTCAACCTTCACATTCCTGTAATAACTATATATTCAGTGTTTACTACTTATTACTATATTGTGCAGAGAACAATCATACGAAAAGTAGTTATAACAATGACACTGGTTATTTTCAAGATGTTCACCATGctcatattttcatttttactttAATTTTAGTAGTACTTCTAACTATCCCATTGTCAGTCTTTGGATGGTAGATATTGTTGGAGTGAGCATGTTCGAATTGTCATAAATAACAACAGTATAGTTAAGCGATAATCGATTTTGTTAGTATTTTACAGGATACAGAAATTTAGTATTACCGATCTCATGGTCATTACTGCTATATTGGCAAATAGTTAAAACAACCACGAAAGTCGAGTCACAGATaccatagattttttttcagtgcacctttCTCTACATCTTGCTATAGGGCACTCACTTTTGTTACTTTATTCACCAAGCTCTCGGACTGAATGGAaatgtcaataatttttttctgtctGCTTGGCATCGGGTTCGGGTACAAAATTTCTTATTCATCACAAAGTGCAGTCTGCGATTAACTTTTGCCAGCGTGAAAAGTgacaatattttgaaaatcagCCCTAAAAGTTGTGCCGAAAGTTAATTAAACTTGTGTATTGATTTACACACGATCGGTAAGCACAAGCGTACAGATTTTTGGCTTCAAAGacaataacaaaattttatttcagATTTTACAGACGGCCAACTTTCACTTCATTATCGATTTGGGTTGTAAGTGAGTGAAAGAGAGGGAGACAGGGGGATAAAAAGAAATGTCTGGAATCTGTGGTGAAGCATTTGTTGTCCTGGCTCCAATCACCGAATCGGATCAAACGATTATCTATGGTCGGAATGGTCTTCGGGAGCCGCCTTCGGACGAGTCTGCCGTTACTGAAGTTCGCTACTATCCAGCTTCCGAGGATAGCGGATCTTTGAAAGtaatgatatttcaaaattgttGCAATCCAAGTTGATTCATGTTCGCTTTCTTTTTTTCGATCTTCCACAGTGTGATTCGGCTGAAATTGACGGAGTGGCGACGTTGTCTGTGATTTTGAGTCAACCAGCCGGCCTATGGGGAGCGGAGAGTGGCTCAAATGAGAAAGGTGTGAGTATAGGATTGACATTCAGCGATGGCCATCCGTTAGATGGCAAACTTAACGCAACTGATCTGGTGAGGTGAGTTTTTGGCCTACATGATATTTTGACGAGTTTGTAAAACTGATTTGCGAGTTTTATTACTTTTGCAGATTGGGTCTGGAACGTGGAGCTAGTGCATCCGATGCCATAGACATCATGACGAAGTTAAATGCTGCTTCGGGACCAGACGGCGAAAGTAAAGACGCCCCCAAAGCTGCTTTTGTAATTTGTGATCCCAGTGAAGCGTGGCTGTTGAATATTGTGGGAAGCTTGTGGGCGGCTCATAAAATCTCAACCAGCTGTTTAGCACTTACATCGGGATTGTCGGTTGGTTCAAAAATTGACCGTAGCTCGGTGGATCTGCACTCGAAACTCCAAGCAGCTGGTATATGGGATGGTTCTGCTGAGCTTAACTTTAGCGCCGCATTTGGTTCGGAATCTGCGAGGGCATGGCCCACTGGAGAACCAAACGGAGAAGGTACATTCGGATTGCTTCAGATGTTCAAAACATTGCGAACCGTAGGCGCGGAAAGATTGTCTCTTTCAAGCCAAGTTTCGGTACTGTCGAGCAGCGGTCTTTCTTGCCATTGGCTCACCGCTACTCCCAATCCGGAAGAGTCGGTTTTCAAGCCTTTTATTTTTACTTCGGGTGCGAAGATTTCGCCTCTGACCAAACTTCTCGAAGGTGAGAATCAAACTTTGCTCCACAAGCTGCACCAAAATCGGAAATGGGAGAATGTGGGAGAATTGCTTATGTCGCTCGAACGCACTTGCGTCGATGAGGTTAATCGCTTTATTGGCGAACACTCCGGAGAACCAAATCAAGAGCTAGATGAACTAATGAAGGACTGTGTCGAGGCTG encodes:
- the LOC131683625 gene encoding secernin-2, with protein sequence MSGICGEAFVVLAPITESDQTIIYGRNGLREPPSDESAVTEVRYYPASEDSGSLKCDSAEIDGVATLSVILSQPAGLWGAESGSNEKGVSIGLTFSDGHPLDGKLNATDLVRLGLERGASASDAIDIMTKLNAASGPDGESKDAPKAAFVICDPSEAWLLNIVGSLWAAHKISTSCLALTSGLSVGSKIDRSSVDLHSKLQAAGIWDGSAELNFSAAFGSESARAWPTGEPNGEGTFGLLQMFKTLRTVGAERLSLSSQVSVLSSSGLSCHWLTATPNPEESVFKPFIFTSGAKISPLTKLLEGENQTLLHKLHQNRKWENVGELLMSLERTCVDEVNRFIGEHSGEPNQELDELMKDCVEAEVKFYR